A genomic region of Solanum dulcamara chromosome 2, daSolDulc1.2, whole genome shotgun sequence contains the following coding sequences:
- the LOC129881134 gene encoding probable aquaporin PIP2-2, whose product MKDEVSSSLPEQSSFQAKNYHEPPPAPFIGAAELKKWSLYRALVAEFVATLLLLYIGVLTKIGYKSERAKNIDDPCSGVGLLGIAWAFGGMVFILVFCTAGISGGHINPAVTFGLFLSRKISLIRGLLYIIVQYLGAICGVALVKAINKSNYEFYGGGVNMVSPGYSKGVALFAEMIGTFVLVYTILSTTDSKRNARDSHVPVLAPLPIGFVVFLVHLATIPITGTGINPARSLGAAVIYNHNKAWKDLGIFSGGPFTGAIIAAIYQLIMRGCKWR is encoded by the exons atgaaagatGAAGTGAGTAGTTCATTGCCGGAGCAAAGTTCATTTCAGGCAAAGAACTACCATGAGCCTCCGCCAGCGCCATTCATCGGCGCGGCGGAGTTGAAGAAATGGTCCTTGTATAGGGCCTTGGTTGCTGAGTTTGTAGCAACTCTTTTGTTACTTTACATTGGAGTGTTGACAAAAATTGGATATAAGAGTGAAAGAGCAAAGAATATTGATGATCCATGTAGTGGAGTTGGGCTTCTTGGTATTGCTTGGGCCTTTGGTGGCATGGTTTTCATTCTTGTATTTTGCACTGCTGGCATTTCTG GTGGTCATATTAATCCAGCAGTGACTTTTGGACTATTCCTTTCTAGGAAAATATCTCTAATAAGAGGGCTATTGTACATTATAGTTCAATATTTGGGAGCCATTTGTGGTGTTGCTCTAGTGAAGGCCATTAATAAATCTAACTACGAATTCTACGGTGGTGGCGTTAACATGGTCTCACCTGGCTATAGTAAGGGTGTCGCGTTGTTTGCAGAGATGATCGGAACTTTTGTTCTTGTTTACACGATTTTATCGACCACTGACTCTAAGAGGAATGCTAGAGACTCACATGTTCCT GTGTTAGCACCTCTACCAATTGGATTTGTAGTGTTTCTGGTTCACTTGGCCACAATCCCAATCACTGGCACAGGGATCAACCCTGCTAGAAGTCTTGGAGCTGCTGTGATCTACAATCATAACAAAGCATGGAAAGACCTT GGGATCTTTTCTGGAGGACCTTTCACAGGAGCAATTATTGCAGCAATCTACCAATTAATAATGAGGGGATGCAAGTGGAGATGA
- the LOC129881135 gene encoding caffeoylshikimate esterase-like: MKHPVAEANEFSPFGSLSQSEFYSHHSVTHNSEFITNSRGLKLFTQWWSPLPPAKITGVVCVVHGFTGESSWFVQLTSVHIAKNGFIVCAIDHQGHGFSDGLIAHIPDLNLVVDDCISFFDSFRDLHVPPSLPSFLYAESLGGAIALLITLREGDSAPRRPFEGVVLNGAMYGISNKFKPPWPLEHLLDIAAVLIPTWPVVPTRGSLPLVAFKEEWKRKLAIASPRRPLIRPRPATARELMRVCRELQGRFEEVKVPFLIVHGGDDVICDPACAEELYRRSTSKDKTLKIYPGMWHQLVGEPEENVEKVFGDVVDWLKTRAKGLTG; the protein is encoded by the exons atgaagcaTCCAGTTGCAGAAGCGAATGAGTTTAGTCCGTTCGGCTCATTGAGTCAATCTGAGTTCTACTCTCACCACTCAGTAACTCACAACTCCGAGTTCATCACAAATTCACGAGGGTTAAAGCTTTTCACTCAGTGGTGGTCCCCACTTCCTCCGGCGAAAATCACCGGCGTCGTTTGCGTCGTCCATGGATTCACCGGAGAGTCGAGCTGGTTCGTTCAACTCACATCTGTTCACATCGCGAAAAACGGATTTATCGTTTGTGCGATTGATCATCAAGGTCATGGATTCTCCGATGGATTAATTGCTCATATACCTGATTTAAATCTCGTTGTTGATGACTGTATTAGTTTCTTCGATTCCTTTAGGGATCTCCACGTTCCGCCGTCTCTGCCGTCGTTCCTCTATGCTGAATCCCTCGGTGGTGCTATCGCACTTCTAATCACTCTCCGGGAGGGTGATTCTGCTCCACGCCGTCCGTTCGAAGGCGTCGTTTTGAATGGAGCTATGTACGGGATTAGCAATAAGTTCAAACCGCCGTGGCCTTTGGAACATCTACTTGATATCGCCGCCGTTTTGATTCCGACTTGGCCCGTGGTTCCCACTCGCGGCTCGTTGCCTTTGGTTGCATTCAAG GAGGAATGGAAGAGGAAGCTAGCAATAGCAAGTCCAAGGAGGCCACTTATAAGACCACGCCCCGCGACGGCGCGTGAGTTAATGAGAGTATGCAGGGAGCTGCAAGGGAGATTCGAAGAAGTAAAAGTACCATTTCTGATAGTCCACGGCGGCGATGACGTGATCTGCGATCCCGCGTGTGCGGAGGAGCTATATCGCCGATCGACAAGTAAGGACAAGACACTGAAGATATATCCGGGAATGTGGCATCAGCTGGTCGGAGAACCGGAGGAGAATGTCGAGAAAGTATTCGGAGATGTCGTCGACTGGCTTAAAACGAGAGCCAAGGGTCTAACCGGCTAG
- the LOC129881136 gene encoding protein MAIN-LIKE 2, which produces MVDYYATNPGPIEDIVLYDQDKHVSSAVWEGQERGALRCHEHTSKLDQWMLTEKQVELVKMAGFGYLRMIPAISLDNPLISALVERWRRETNTFHFTVGEMTVTLEDVAYLLGLPVDGEAVIGVTYTSCEAVCIKLLGKAPDSRYTSGGMVKLSWLKETFSQCPEDASMEDIARCTRAYLLYLVGSTIFSTTTGNKVPVMYLPLFENFDEAGKYAWGAAALSFLYRALSNASLRSQSTISGCLTLLQCWSYYHLNVGRPKLNHDPIHECFPFVLRWKGKQSSPTSNRDVAFYRKSLDSMKPSDVDWCPYSNISHTVIPEHILRSLILGRSKTMLICYDKAERHLPDRCLRQFGMHQTVPEEVQKWERKSRGVDGGVDLSTKMESELNEWSNRHLYIVEAEEDVEESEYMQWYLRITRKLVGRPVPISSEFQRMNAALREISHIADTISTHGLDDQQLQSVTRIRYITYECLRDQIASTVVVASNSQSEVGKRVRGKERVRRKGMGKRKRKEEVEQYYAAGIPMQHRIPATTFDVDPSHLYHIGNEVDNPHLCITVSEDDHGRISHVAQSVDDIDFCEDAKEVDESHFHHITGEEDGHLSSEVAEDKPHASMDIVVPQVSHETREDVAQQNDYGVLV; this is translated from the exons ATGGTGGACTACTATGCAACTAATCCTGGACCAATTGAGGATATTGTGTTGTACGATCAAGATAAACATGTATCATCTGCTGTTTGGGAGGGGCAG GAGCGTGGTGCTCTTAGGTGCCATGAACACACATCAAAGCTCGATCAGTGGATGCTCACAGAGAAACAGGTTGAGTTGGTTAAAATGGCTGGATTTGGCTATTTGAGAATGATACCGGCAATCAGTTTGGATAACCCACTCATATCTGCCCTAGTTGAGAGATGGAGGAGAGAAACAAACACATTCCATTTCACCGTTGGGGAAATGACTGTTACCCTTGAGGATGTCGCTTACTTGCTTGGACTACCAGTTGATGGTGAAGCTGTTATAGGTGTGACATATACTTCATGTGAAGCAGTCTGTATCAAATTGTTGGGAAAAGCACCCGACTCTAGATATACGAGTGGTGGGATGGTGAAGCTTAGTTGGTTGAAAGAGACCTTCTCCCAGTGTCCGGAGGATGCTTCCATGGAGGATATTGCGCGTTGTACACGTGCTTATCTTCTTTACCTGGTCGGTAGCACCATCTTTTCAACTACCACTGGCAATAAAGTACCTGTCATGTACCTTCCActgtttgaaaattttgatgaagCTGGCAAGTATGCTTGGGGTGCTGCAGCATTATCCTTCTTGTACAGAGCGCTCAGCAATGCTTCCCTTAGGTCGCAAAGCACAATTAGTGGCTGTTTGACACTGTTACAG TGCTGGAGTTACTACCACCTCAATGTAGGTCGGCCAAAGCTTAATCATGATCCAATCCATGAGTGTTTCCCATTTGTGCTTAGGTGGAAAGGTAAACAAAGCAGTCCAACGTCAAACCGTGATGTGGCATTCTACCGAAAATCATTGGACTCTATGAAGCCATCTGAT GTTGACTGGTGTCCTTACTCAAACATTAGTCATACCGTCATACCAGAACATATATTGCGCAGCCTCATTCTGGGGAGATCAAAGACCATGTTGATATGTTATGACAAGGCAGAAAGACACCTTCCAGATCGTTGCCTACGGCAGTTTGGCATGCATCAGACTGTCCCCGAGGAGGTACAGAAGTGGGAGAGGAAGAGTCGGGGAGTTGATGGTGGTGTAGATCTCTCAACAAAAATGGAATCAGAGCTTAATGAATGGTCAAATCGACATCTCTACATTGTGGAGGCAGAGGAAGATGTTGAGGAAAGTGAATACATGCAGTGGTATTTGAGAATTACAAGGAAGTTGGTTGGGAGGCCTGTACCTATCTCATCTGAGTTTCAAAGAATG AATGCTGCACTGAGAGAGATTTCCCATATAGCGGACACCATTTCAACTCATGGGTTGGATGATCAACAGTTACAATCTGTCACAAGAATCCGATATATTACTTATGAATGCCTGAGGGATCAGATTGCAAGTACAGTAGTTGTTGCATCGAACTCACAAAGTGAAGTCGGAAAGAGAGTACGTGGAAAGGAGAGAGTAAGAAGGAAGGGGATGGGCAAACGCAAGCGTAAAGAAGAGGTAGAGCAATATTATGCAGCAGGGATACCCATGCAACATCGGATACCTGCTACAACTTTTGATGTGGATCCTTCTCACCTATATCACATCGGCAATGAGGTGGATAATCCTCATTTGTGTATTACAGTAAGTGAAGATGATCATGGTCGGATATCTCATGTGGCTCAAAGTGTCGATGATATTGATTTCTGCGAAGATGCTAAGGAAGTTGATGAATCACACTTCCATCATATAACTGGAGAAGAAGATGGCCATCTCTCCAGTGAAGTAGCAGAAGATAAACCTCATGCTTCAATGGATATCGTTGTTCCTCAGGTCTCCCATGAAACTAGAGAGGACGTTGCACAGCAGAATGATTACGGGGTTCTTGTTTAG
- the LOC129881137 gene encoding V-type proton ATPase subunit G 2 isoform X3: protein MASSLESLHSLNSFYTEKSFQSFAASISKLSFYSMESNRGNQNGIQQLLGAEQEAQHIVNAARSAKQARLKQAKDEAEKEIAEFRAYMEAEFQRKIEQTSGDSGANVKRLDQETFAKIQHLKAESESISNDVVQMLLRQVTTLKN, encoded by the exons ATGGCCTCTAGTTTAGAGTCTCTTCATAGTCTCAACTCTTTCTATACAGAAAAAAGCTTTCAAAGTTTCGCTGCATCGATTTCGAAACTCAGTTTTTACAG TATGGAGTCCAATAGGGGCAACCAGAATGGAATTCAACAACTTTTAGGTGCAGAGCAAGAAGCTCAACACATTGTCAATGCTGCCAGGAGTG CAAAACAGGCTAGATTGAAACAGGCAAAGGATGAAGCTGAGAAGGAGATCGCTGAATTCCGTGCTTACATGGAAGCCGAATTCCAGAGAAAGATTGAACAG ACTAGCGGTGATTCGGGTGCTAATGTCAAACGTCTTGATCAAGAAACATTTGCAAAGATCCAGCACTTGAAAGCAGAATCCGAAAGCATCTCCAACGATGTTGTCCAGATGCTTCTGAGGCAGGTAACCACATTAAAGAACTAA
- the LOC129881137 gene encoding V-type proton ATPase subunit G 2 isoform X1 yields the protein MASSLESLHSLNSFYTEKSFQSFAASISKLSFYSMESNRGNQNGIQQLLGAEQEAQHIVNAARSAKQARLKQAKDEAEKEIAEFRAYMEAEFQRKIEQTSGDSGANVKRLDQETFAKIQHLKAESESISNDVVQMLLRQDLNLRYLDKDKRILVIPLQH from the exons ATGGCCTCTAGTTTAGAGTCTCTTCATAGTCTCAACTCTTTCTATACAGAAAAAAGCTTTCAAAGTTTCGCTGCATCGATTTCGAAACTCAGTTTTTACAG TATGGAGTCCAATAGGGGCAACCAGAATGGAATTCAACAACTTTTAGGTGCAGAGCAAGAAGCTCAACACATTGTCAATGCTGCCAGGAGTG CAAAACAGGCTAGATTGAAACAGGCAAAGGATGAAGCTGAGAAGGAGATCGCTGAATTCCGTGCTTACATGGAAGCCGAATTCCAGAGAAAGATTGAACAG ACTAGCGGTGATTCGGGTGCTAATGTCAAACGTCTTGATCAAGAAACATTTGCAAAGATCCAGCACTTGAAAGCAGAATCCGAAAGCATCTCCAACGATGTTGTCCAGATGCTTCTGAGGCAG GACTTGAACTTGAGATATCTGGACAAGGATAAAAGGATTTTAGTAATCCCACTACAACATTGA
- the LOC129881137 gene encoding V-type proton ATPase subunit G 2 isoform X2 has protein sequence MASSLESLHSLNSFYTEKSFQSFAASISKLSFYSMESNRGNQNGIQQLLGAEQEAQHIVNAARSAKQARLKQAKDEAEKEIAEFRAYMEAEFQRKIEQTSGDSGANVKRLDQETFAKIQHLKAESESISNDVVQMLLRQKQFLHLPRSALNSILSRPHS, from the exons ATGGCCTCTAGTTTAGAGTCTCTTCATAGTCTCAACTCTTTCTATACAGAAAAAAGCTTTCAAAGTTTCGCTGCATCGATTTCGAAACTCAGTTTTTACAG TATGGAGTCCAATAGGGGCAACCAGAATGGAATTCAACAACTTTTAGGTGCAGAGCAAGAAGCTCAACACATTGTCAATGCTGCCAGGAGTG CAAAACAGGCTAGATTGAAACAGGCAAAGGATGAAGCTGAGAAGGAGATCGCTGAATTCCGTGCTTACATGGAAGCCGAATTCCAGAGAAAGATTGAACAG ACTAGCGGTGATTCGGGTGCTAATGTCAAACGTCTTGATCAAGAAACATTTGCAAAGATCCAGCACTTGAAAGCAGAATCCGAAAGCATCTCCAACGATGTTGTCCAGATGCTTCTGAGGCAG aaacaattTCTCCACCTCCCAAGATCTGCATTAAACTCaatcctctccagaccccactcgtaa
- the LOC129881137 gene encoding V-type proton ATPase subunit G 2 isoform X4: protein MESNRGNQNGIQQLLGAEQEAQHIVNAARSAKQARLKQAKDEAEKEIAEFRAYMEAEFQRKIEQTSGDSGANVKRLDQETFAKIQHLKAESESISNDVVQMLLRQDLNLRYLDKDKRILVIPLQH, encoded by the exons ATGGAGTCCAATAGGGGCAACCAGAATGGAATTCAACAACTTTTAGGTGCAGAGCAAGAAGCTCAACACATTGTCAATGCTGCCAGGAGTG CAAAACAGGCTAGATTGAAACAGGCAAAGGATGAAGCTGAGAAGGAGATCGCTGAATTCCGTGCTTACATGGAAGCCGAATTCCAGAGAAAGATTGAACAG ACTAGCGGTGATTCGGGTGCTAATGTCAAACGTCTTGATCAAGAAACATTTGCAAAGATCCAGCACTTGAAAGCAGAATCCGAAAGCATCTCCAACGATGTTGTCCAGATGCTTCTGAGGCAG GACTTGAACTTGAGATATCTGGACAAGGATAAAAGGATTTTAGTAATCCCACTACAACATTGA